In the genome of Drosophila yakuba strain Tai18E2 chromosome 3R, Prin_Dyak_Tai18E2_2.1, whole genome shotgun sequence, one region contains:
- the LOC6535838 gene encoding uncharacterized protein LOC6535838 isoform X1: MTRDGEIPAIFNPKRVRTPSVVVTGDSSTNGPYSNNSTGGAGASSSTAVAPGSSAQNGSGSGSGAAGSCGFSNVLTSSNPQITHQDSISSSQQDPNEVIIIPADTPTSAPGSHNAAHHFGGGDSSDTQTEQQQANGHGEESELRFRKLQACKESCCSELARKMYFGVCVTILMTASWVGATHCIKYMYKYRAPYDDLLNDDQDTSSSRADLSTELEDILAISDSSLHHVEDATEMFNIPPRQPVYFSAPFFAAWFFTNFSLLFFPIYLLGLVSTRKCEKLSDILGDVLRGFRERGFTVGRFLNRCLCFCILWLVTTYLYTLSLHVLYATDALALFATNVACVYLLSWVILHEQFVGVRIVAIILCDTGIALLAYMDGITESRTLSGVVLATLAGAGYAVFRVMFRKVMGDPPVSQIAFIFTALGFLNALLLWPVVLGLYLTGTESLTSESIPWNLLFAASLLLLVFHVLMQFSAAVTYNMFVTLGLITAVPVSGALDVILYSANFAGMKLAGVILIGIGFFLVMFPANWPDYITRLLRKSVRAILRYQCCCELAEIRYAHSKHHNVGSQCEMGSRPSERYFNRSASHHYRLSDGIHKVPSSFTLWPCEMTDLSPTTSGFLHGHGGANAQHHQQLLHHQQQQHQQTHQQHLQQQYHHRQHSLHQQHLQRQHSHTSLTKIHRQSSSHSVHGGGGRAEHHRTTTGATGRLFSYFGNEQEHERKKSETSFFNLGFRRKSTVVYYAPAD; this comes from the exons ATGACGCGCGACGGAGAAATTCCAGCCATTTTCAATCCGAAAAGAGTGCGCACTCCTTCCGTGGTGGTCACCGGCGACTCCTCGACGAATGGACCGTACAGCAATAACAGCACCGGCGGAGCGggagccagcagcagcacggcAGTGGCCCCTGGATCGTCTGCCCAGaacggcagcggcagtggcagcggaGCAGCGGGCAGCTGCGGGTTCAGCAACGTGCTCACCTCGAGCAACCCGCAAATAACCCACCAAGACTCGATTTCGTCGAGCCAACAGGACCCCAATGAGGTGATCATCATCCCGGCGGACACGCCCACGAGCGCACCTGGCAGCCACAATGCAGCACACCACTTTGGAGGCGGCGACTCCAGCGACACTCAGacggagcagcagcaagccAACGGGCACGGCGAGGAGTCAGAGCTTCGCTTTCGGAAGCTGCAGGCCTGCAAGGAGTCATGCTGCTCTGAGCTGGCCCGGAAG ATGTACTTCGGAGTGTGCGTGACCATCCTGATGACCGCCTCGTGGGTGGGGGCCACCCACTGCATTAAGTACATGTACAAGTACCGTGCTCCGTACGACGACTTGCTGAACGACGACCAGGACACTTCCTCGAGCCGCGCCGATCTGAGCACGGAGCTGGAGGACATACTGGCCATCAGCGACTCGTCGCTGCACCACGTCGAGGACGCCACCGAGATGTTCAACATACCACCGCGCCAGCCGGTCTACTTCAGCGCCCCCTTCTTCGCCGCCTGGTTCTTCACCAACTTCTCGCTGCTCTTCTTTCCCATCTACCTGCTGGGTCTGGTCTCCACCCGCAAGTGCGAGAAGCTGAGCGACATCCTTGGCGATGTGCTGCGAGGATTCCGGGAGCGCGGCTTCACCGTGG GTCGCTTCCTCAATCGCTGCCTCTGCTTCTGCATTTTGTGGCTGGTCACCACCTACCTGTACACCCTCTCCCTGCACGTCCTCTACGCCACGGATGCCCTGGCCCTGTTCGCCACCAACGTGGCATGCGTGTACCTGCTATCCTGGGTGATCCTGCACGAGCAGTTCGTGGGCGTCAGG ATAGTGGCCATTATACTTTGCGACACAGGAATAGCGTTGCTAGCCTACATGGATGGAATCACGGAAAGCCGAACCCTGAGCGGCGTGGTCCTGGCCACATTGGCCGGAGCTGGCTATGCCGTGTTTAGG GTTATGTTCCGCAAGGTGATGGGCGATCCGCCGGTGAGCCAAATCGCCTTCATATTCACCGCCCTCGGCTTCCTCAACGCCCTGCTGCTGTGGCCCGTGGTGCTGGGACTCTACCTGACTGGCACGGAAAGCCTCACCTCGGAGAGCATACCCTGGAACCTGCTGTTCGCGGCGAGCCTCCTGCTCCTCG TTTTCCACGTTCTGATGCAGTTCAGTGCCGCCGTTACGTACAACATGTTTGTGACATTGGGTCTGATTACGGCTGTGCCCGTTTCTGGCG CCCTCGATGTCATACTGTACAGTGCGAACTTTGCTGGCATGAAACTGGCCGGAGTTATCCTGATTGGCATCGGTTTTTTTCTCGTCATGTTTCCCGCCAACTGGCCAGACTATATAACGCGATTGTTGCG AAAGAGCGTTCGTGCCATACTCCGCTACCAATGTTGTTGTGAATTAGCCGAAATTCGCTATGCTCATTCG AAGCATCATAATGTTGGGTCACAATGCGAG ATGGGGTCGCGGCCCTCGGAGCGGTACTTCAACAGGTCAGCATCCCACCATTATCGACTATCGGACGGGATACATAAGGTCCCATCTTCGTTCACCCTCTGGCCGTGTGAGATGACTGATCTGTCGCCGACCACCTCTGGGTTTCTACATGGCCATGGCGGCGCCAACGCACAGCATCACCAGCAACTTTtgcaccaccaacagcagcagcatcagcagacccaccagcagcacctcCAGCAGCAGTACCACCACCGGCAGCACTCgctccaccagcagcacctGCAGCGCCAGCACTCGCACACCTCGCTGACCAAGATCCACCGCcagagcagcagccacagtGTCCACGGTGGTGGCGGGCGGGCGGAGCACCACCGAACCACTACCGGAGCCACCGGGCGGCTCTTCTCCTACTTCGGAAACGAGCAGGAGCACGAGCGCAAGAAGTCGGAGACGTCGTTCTTTAATCTCGGATTTCGGAGGAAGTCCACCGTGGTCTACTACGCTCCCGCAGATTGA
- the LOC6535838 gene encoding putative thiamine transporter SLC35F3 isoform X4, which yields MTRDGEIPAIFNPKRVRTPSVVVTGDSSTNGPYSNNSTGGAGASSSTAVAPGSSAQNGSGSGSGAAGSCGFSNVLTSSNPQITHQDSISSSQQDPNEVIIIPADTPTSAPGSHNAAHHFGGGDSSDTQTEQQQANGHGEESELRFRKLQACKESCCSELARKMYFGVCVTILMTASWVGATHCIKYMYKYRAPYDDLLNDDQDTSSSRADLSTELEDILAISDSSLHHVEDATEMFNIPPRQPVYFSAPFFAAWFFTNFSLLFFPIYLLGLVSTRKCEKLSDILGDVLRGFRERGFTVGRFLNRCLCFCILWLVTTYLYTLSLHVLYATDALALFATNVACVYLLSWVILHEQFVGVRIVAIILCDTGIALLAYMDGITESRTLSGVVLATLAGAGYAVFRVMFRKVMGDPPVSQIAFIFTALGFLNALLLWPVVLGLYLTGTESLTSESIPWNLLFAASLLLLVFHVLMQFSAAVTYNMFVTLGLITAVPVSGALDVILYSANFAGMKLAGVILIGIGFFLVMFPANWPDYITRLLRKSVRAILRYQCCCELAEIRYAHSKHHNVGSQCEIAAYICYPLQT from the exons ATGACGCGCGACGGAGAAATTCCAGCCATTTTCAATCCGAAAAGAGTGCGCACTCCTTCCGTGGTGGTCACCGGCGACTCCTCGACGAATGGACCGTACAGCAATAACAGCACCGGCGGAGCGggagccagcagcagcacggcAGTGGCCCCTGGATCGTCTGCCCAGaacggcagcggcagtggcagcggaGCAGCGGGCAGCTGCGGGTTCAGCAACGTGCTCACCTCGAGCAACCCGCAAATAACCCACCAAGACTCGATTTCGTCGAGCCAACAGGACCCCAATGAGGTGATCATCATCCCGGCGGACACGCCCACGAGCGCACCTGGCAGCCACAATGCAGCACACCACTTTGGAGGCGGCGACTCCAGCGACACTCAGacggagcagcagcaagccAACGGGCACGGCGAGGAGTCAGAGCTTCGCTTTCGGAAGCTGCAGGCCTGCAAGGAGTCATGCTGCTCTGAGCTGGCCCGGAAG ATGTACTTCGGAGTGTGCGTGACCATCCTGATGACCGCCTCGTGGGTGGGGGCCACCCACTGCATTAAGTACATGTACAAGTACCGTGCTCCGTACGACGACTTGCTGAACGACGACCAGGACACTTCCTCGAGCCGCGCCGATCTGAGCACGGAGCTGGAGGACATACTGGCCATCAGCGACTCGTCGCTGCACCACGTCGAGGACGCCACCGAGATGTTCAACATACCACCGCGCCAGCCGGTCTACTTCAGCGCCCCCTTCTTCGCCGCCTGGTTCTTCACCAACTTCTCGCTGCTCTTCTTTCCCATCTACCTGCTGGGTCTGGTCTCCACCCGCAAGTGCGAGAAGCTGAGCGACATCCTTGGCGATGTGCTGCGAGGATTCCGGGAGCGCGGCTTCACCGTGG GTCGCTTCCTCAATCGCTGCCTCTGCTTCTGCATTTTGTGGCTGGTCACCACCTACCTGTACACCCTCTCCCTGCACGTCCTCTACGCCACGGATGCCCTGGCCCTGTTCGCCACCAACGTGGCATGCGTGTACCTGCTATCCTGGGTGATCCTGCACGAGCAGTTCGTGGGCGTCAGG ATAGTGGCCATTATACTTTGCGACACAGGAATAGCGTTGCTAGCCTACATGGATGGAATCACGGAAAGCCGAACCCTGAGCGGCGTGGTCCTGGCCACATTGGCCGGAGCTGGCTATGCCGTGTTTAGG GTTATGTTCCGCAAGGTGATGGGCGATCCGCCGGTGAGCCAAATCGCCTTCATATTCACCGCCCTCGGCTTCCTCAACGCCCTGCTGCTGTGGCCCGTGGTGCTGGGACTCTACCTGACTGGCACGGAAAGCCTCACCTCGGAGAGCATACCCTGGAACCTGCTGTTCGCGGCGAGCCTCCTGCTCCTCG TTTTCCACGTTCTGATGCAGTTCAGTGCCGCCGTTACGTACAACATGTTTGTGACATTGGGTCTGATTACGGCTGTGCCCGTTTCTGGCG CCCTCGATGTCATACTGTACAGTGCGAACTTTGCTGGCATGAAACTGGCCGGAGTTATCCTGATTGGCATCGGTTTTTTTCTCGTCATGTTTCCCGCCAACTGGCCAGACTATATAACGCGATTGTTGCG AAAGAGCGTTCGTGCCATACTCCGCTACCAATGTTGTTGTGAATTAGCCGAAATTCGCTATGCTCATTCG AAGCATCATAATGTTGGGTCACAATGCGAG ATCGCAGCATATATATGCTACCCATTACAAACATAA
- the LOC6535838 gene encoding uncharacterized protein LOC6535838 isoform X2, protein MTRDGEIPAIFNPKRVRTPSVVVTGDSSTNGPYSNNSTGGAGASSSTAVAPGSSAQNGSGSGSGAAGSCGFSNVLTSSNPQITHQDSISSSQQDPNEVIIIPADTPTSAPGSHNAAHHFGGGDSSDTQTEQQQANGHGEESELRFRKLQACKESCCSELARKMYFGVCVTILMTASWVGATHCIKYMYKYRAPYDDLLNDDQDTSSSRADLSTELEDILAISDSSLHHVEDATEMFNIPPRQPVYFSAPFFAAWFFTNFSLLFFPIYLLGLVSTRKCEKLSDILGDVLRGFRERGFTVGRFLNRCLCFCILWLVTTYLYTLSLHVLYATDALALFATNVACVYLLSWVILHEQFVGVRIVAIILCDTGIALLAYMDGITESRTLSGVVLATLAGAGYAVFRVMFRKVMGDPPVSQIAFIFTALGFLNALLLWPVVLGLYLTGTESLTSESIPWNLLFAASLLLLVFHVLMQFSAAVTYNMFVTLGLITAVPVSGALDVILYSANFAGMKLAGVILIGIGFFLVMFPANWPDYITRLLRKSVRAILRYQCCCELAEIRYAHSMGSRPSERYFNRSASHHYRLSDGIHKVPSSFTLWPCEMTDLSPTTSGFLHGHGGANAQHHQQLLHHQQQQHQQTHQQHLQQQYHHRQHSLHQQHLQRQHSHTSLTKIHRQSSSHSVHGGGGRAEHHRTTTGATGRLFSYFGNEQEHERKKSETSFFNLGFRRKSTVVYYAPAD, encoded by the exons ATGACGCGCGACGGAGAAATTCCAGCCATTTTCAATCCGAAAAGAGTGCGCACTCCTTCCGTGGTGGTCACCGGCGACTCCTCGACGAATGGACCGTACAGCAATAACAGCACCGGCGGAGCGggagccagcagcagcacggcAGTGGCCCCTGGATCGTCTGCCCAGaacggcagcggcagtggcagcggaGCAGCGGGCAGCTGCGGGTTCAGCAACGTGCTCACCTCGAGCAACCCGCAAATAACCCACCAAGACTCGATTTCGTCGAGCCAACAGGACCCCAATGAGGTGATCATCATCCCGGCGGACACGCCCACGAGCGCACCTGGCAGCCACAATGCAGCACACCACTTTGGAGGCGGCGACTCCAGCGACACTCAGacggagcagcagcaagccAACGGGCACGGCGAGGAGTCAGAGCTTCGCTTTCGGAAGCTGCAGGCCTGCAAGGAGTCATGCTGCTCTGAGCTGGCCCGGAAG ATGTACTTCGGAGTGTGCGTGACCATCCTGATGACCGCCTCGTGGGTGGGGGCCACCCACTGCATTAAGTACATGTACAAGTACCGTGCTCCGTACGACGACTTGCTGAACGACGACCAGGACACTTCCTCGAGCCGCGCCGATCTGAGCACGGAGCTGGAGGACATACTGGCCATCAGCGACTCGTCGCTGCACCACGTCGAGGACGCCACCGAGATGTTCAACATACCACCGCGCCAGCCGGTCTACTTCAGCGCCCCCTTCTTCGCCGCCTGGTTCTTCACCAACTTCTCGCTGCTCTTCTTTCCCATCTACCTGCTGGGTCTGGTCTCCACCCGCAAGTGCGAGAAGCTGAGCGACATCCTTGGCGATGTGCTGCGAGGATTCCGGGAGCGCGGCTTCACCGTGG GTCGCTTCCTCAATCGCTGCCTCTGCTTCTGCATTTTGTGGCTGGTCACCACCTACCTGTACACCCTCTCCCTGCACGTCCTCTACGCCACGGATGCCCTGGCCCTGTTCGCCACCAACGTGGCATGCGTGTACCTGCTATCCTGGGTGATCCTGCACGAGCAGTTCGTGGGCGTCAGG ATAGTGGCCATTATACTTTGCGACACAGGAATAGCGTTGCTAGCCTACATGGATGGAATCACGGAAAGCCGAACCCTGAGCGGCGTGGTCCTGGCCACATTGGCCGGAGCTGGCTATGCCGTGTTTAGG GTTATGTTCCGCAAGGTGATGGGCGATCCGCCGGTGAGCCAAATCGCCTTCATATTCACCGCCCTCGGCTTCCTCAACGCCCTGCTGCTGTGGCCCGTGGTGCTGGGACTCTACCTGACTGGCACGGAAAGCCTCACCTCGGAGAGCATACCCTGGAACCTGCTGTTCGCGGCGAGCCTCCTGCTCCTCG TTTTCCACGTTCTGATGCAGTTCAGTGCCGCCGTTACGTACAACATGTTTGTGACATTGGGTCTGATTACGGCTGTGCCCGTTTCTGGCG CCCTCGATGTCATACTGTACAGTGCGAACTTTGCTGGCATGAAACTGGCCGGAGTTATCCTGATTGGCATCGGTTTTTTTCTCGTCATGTTTCCCGCCAACTGGCCAGACTATATAACGCGATTGTTGCG AAAGAGCGTTCGTGCCATACTCCGCTACCAATGTTGTTGTGAATTAGCCGAAATTCGCTATGCTCATTCG ATGGGGTCGCGGCCCTCGGAGCGGTACTTCAACAGGTCAGCATCCCACCATTATCGACTATCGGACGGGATACATAAGGTCCCATCTTCGTTCACCCTCTGGCCGTGTGAGATGACTGATCTGTCGCCGACCACCTCTGGGTTTCTACATGGCCATGGCGGCGCCAACGCACAGCATCACCAGCAACTTTtgcaccaccaacagcagcagcatcagcagacccaccagcagcacctcCAGCAGCAGTACCACCACCGGCAGCACTCgctccaccagcagcacctGCAGCGCCAGCACTCGCACACCTCGCTGACCAAGATCCACCGCcagagcagcagccacagtGTCCACGGTGGTGGCGGGCGGGCGGAGCACCACCGAACCACTACCGGAGCCACCGGGCGGCTCTTCTCCTACTTCGGAAACGAGCAGGAGCACGAGCGCAAGAAGTCGGAGACGTCGTTCTTTAATCTCGGATTTCGGAGGAAGTCCACCGTGGTCTACTACGCTCCCGCAGATTGA
- the LOC6535838 gene encoding putative thiamine transporter SLC35F3 isoform X5, which translates to MTRDGEIPAIFNPKRVRTPSVVVTGDSSTNGPYSNNSTGGAGASSSTAVAPGSSAQNGSGSGSGAAGSCGFSNVLTSSNPQITHQDSISSSQQDPNEVIIIPADTPTSAPGSHNAAHHFGGGDSSDTQTEQQQANGHGEESELRFRKLQACKESCCSELARKMYFGVCVTILMTASWVGATHCIKYMYKYRAPYDDLLNDDQDTSSSRADLSTELEDILAISDSSLHHVEDATEMFNIPPRQPVYFSAPFFAAWFFTNFSLLFFPIYLLGLVSTRKCEKLSDILGDVLRGFRERGFTVGRFLNRCLCFCILWLVTTYLYTLSLHVLYATDALALFATNVACVYLLSWVILHEQFVGVRIVAIILCDTGIALLAYMDGITESRTLSGVVLATLAGAGYAVFRVMFRKVMGDPPVSQIAFIFTALGFLNALLLWPVVLGLYLTGTESLTSESIPWNLLFAASLLLLVFHVLMQFSAAVTYNMFVTLGLITAVPVSGALDVILYSANFAGMKLAGVILIGIGFFLVMFPANWPDYITRLLRSIIMLGHNASGRPALCKRDAIVTGPSTRYAQRHITRTHHIS; encoded by the exons ATGACGCGCGACGGAGAAATTCCAGCCATTTTCAATCCGAAAAGAGTGCGCACTCCTTCCGTGGTGGTCACCGGCGACTCCTCGACGAATGGACCGTACAGCAATAACAGCACCGGCGGAGCGggagccagcagcagcacggcAGTGGCCCCTGGATCGTCTGCCCAGaacggcagcggcagtggcagcggaGCAGCGGGCAGCTGCGGGTTCAGCAACGTGCTCACCTCGAGCAACCCGCAAATAACCCACCAAGACTCGATTTCGTCGAGCCAACAGGACCCCAATGAGGTGATCATCATCCCGGCGGACACGCCCACGAGCGCACCTGGCAGCCACAATGCAGCACACCACTTTGGAGGCGGCGACTCCAGCGACACTCAGacggagcagcagcaagccAACGGGCACGGCGAGGAGTCAGAGCTTCGCTTTCGGAAGCTGCAGGCCTGCAAGGAGTCATGCTGCTCTGAGCTGGCCCGGAAG ATGTACTTCGGAGTGTGCGTGACCATCCTGATGACCGCCTCGTGGGTGGGGGCCACCCACTGCATTAAGTACATGTACAAGTACCGTGCTCCGTACGACGACTTGCTGAACGACGACCAGGACACTTCCTCGAGCCGCGCCGATCTGAGCACGGAGCTGGAGGACATACTGGCCATCAGCGACTCGTCGCTGCACCACGTCGAGGACGCCACCGAGATGTTCAACATACCACCGCGCCAGCCGGTCTACTTCAGCGCCCCCTTCTTCGCCGCCTGGTTCTTCACCAACTTCTCGCTGCTCTTCTTTCCCATCTACCTGCTGGGTCTGGTCTCCACCCGCAAGTGCGAGAAGCTGAGCGACATCCTTGGCGATGTGCTGCGAGGATTCCGGGAGCGCGGCTTCACCGTGG GTCGCTTCCTCAATCGCTGCCTCTGCTTCTGCATTTTGTGGCTGGTCACCACCTACCTGTACACCCTCTCCCTGCACGTCCTCTACGCCACGGATGCCCTGGCCCTGTTCGCCACCAACGTGGCATGCGTGTACCTGCTATCCTGGGTGATCCTGCACGAGCAGTTCGTGGGCGTCAGG ATAGTGGCCATTATACTTTGCGACACAGGAATAGCGTTGCTAGCCTACATGGATGGAATCACGGAAAGCCGAACCCTGAGCGGCGTGGTCCTGGCCACATTGGCCGGAGCTGGCTATGCCGTGTTTAGG GTTATGTTCCGCAAGGTGATGGGCGATCCGCCGGTGAGCCAAATCGCCTTCATATTCACCGCCCTCGGCTTCCTCAACGCCCTGCTGCTGTGGCCCGTGGTGCTGGGACTCTACCTGACTGGCACGGAAAGCCTCACCTCGGAGAGCATACCCTGGAACCTGCTGTTCGCGGCGAGCCTCCTGCTCCTCG TTTTCCACGTTCTGATGCAGTTCAGTGCCGCCGTTACGTACAACATGTTTGTGACATTGGGTCTGATTACGGCTGTGCCCGTTTCTGGCG CCCTCGATGTCATACTGTACAGTGCGAACTTTGCTGGCATGAAACTGGCCGGAGTTATCCTGATTGGCATCGGTTTTTTTCTCGTCATGTTTCCCGCCAACTGGCCAGACTATATAACGCGATTGTTGCG AAGCATCATAATGTTGGGTCACAATGCGAG CGGTAGGCCAGCGCTTTGTAAACGAGATGCTATAGTCACAGGACCGTCCACCAGATATGCGCAGCGGCACATCACGCGCACGCACCATATAAGCTAA
- the LOC6535838 gene encoding putative thiamine transporter SLC35F3 isoform X7, protein MTRDGEIPAIFNPKRVRTPSVVVTGDSSTNGPYSNNSTGGAGASSSTAVAPGSSAQNGSGSGSGAAGSCGFSNVLTSSNPQITHQDSISSSQQDPNEVIIIPADTPTSAPGSHNAAHHFGGGDSSDTQTEQQQANGHGEESELRFRKLQACKESCCSELARKMYFGVCVTILMTASWVGATHCIKYMYKYRAPYDDLLNDDQDTSSSRADLSTELEDILAISDSSLHHVEDATEMFNIPPRQPVYFSAPFFAAWFFTNFSLLFFPIYLLGLVSTRKCEKLSDILGDVLRGFRERGFTVGRFLNRCLCFCILWLVTTYLYTLSLHVLYATDALALFATNVACVYLLSWVILHEQFVGVRIVAIILCDTGIALLAYMDGITESRTLSGVVLATLAGAGYAVFRVMFRKVMGDPPVSQIAFIFTALGFLNALLLWPVVLGLYLTGTESLTSESIPWNLLFAASLLLLVFHVLMQFSAAVTYNMFVTLGLITAVPVSGALDVILYSANFAGMKLAGVILIGIGFFLVMFPANWPDYITRLLRSIIMLGHNARSQHIYATHYKHKRKYYAVKTDSYVV, encoded by the exons ATGACGCGCGACGGAGAAATTCCAGCCATTTTCAATCCGAAAAGAGTGCGCACTCCTTCCGTGGTGGTCACCGGCGACTCCTCGACGAATGGACCGTACAGCAATAACAGCACCGGCGGAGCGggagccagcagcagcacggcAGTGGCCCCTGGATCGTCTGCCCAGaacggcagcggcagtggcagcggaGCAGCGGGCAGCTGCGGGTTCAGCAACGTGCTCACCTCGAGCAACCCGCAAATAACCCACCAAGACTCGATTTCGTCGAGCCAACAGGACCCCAATGAGGTGATCATCATCCCGGCGGACACGCCCACGAGCGCACCTGGCAGCCACAATGCAGCACACCACTTTGGAGGCGGCGACTCCAGCGACACTCAGacggagcagcagcaagccAACGGGCACGGCGAGGAGTCAGAGCTTCGCTTTCGGAAGCTGCAGGCCTGCAAGGAGTCATGCTGCTCTGAGCTGGCCCGGAAG ATGTACTTCGGAGTGTGCGTGACCATCCTGATGACCGCCTCGTGGGTGGGGGCCACCCACTGCATTAAGTACATGTACAAGTACCGTGCTCCGTACGACGACTTGCTGAACGACGACCAGGACACTTCCTCGAGCCGCGCCGATCTGAGCACGGAGCTGGAGGACATACTGGCCATCAGCGACTCGTCGCTGCACCACGTCGAGGACGCCACCGAGATGTTCAACATACCACCGCGCCAGCCGGTCTACTTCAGCGCCCCCTTCTTCGCCGCCTGGTTCTTCACCAACTTCTCGCTGCTCTTCTTTCCCATCTACCTGCTGGGTCTGGTCTCCACCCGCAAGTGCGAGAAGCTGAGCGACATCCTTGGCGATGTGCTGCGAGGATTCCGGGAGCGCGGCTTCACCGTGG GTCGCTTCCTCAATCGCTGCCTCTGCTTCTGCATTTTGTGGCTGGTCACCACCTACCTGTACACCCTCTCCCTGCACGTCCTCTACGCCACGGATGCCCTGGCCCTGTTCGCCACCAACGTGGCATGCGTGTACCTGCTATCCTGGGTGATCCTGCACGAGCAGTTCGTGGGCGTCAGG ATAGTGGCCATTATACTTTGCGACACAGGAATAGCGTTGCTAGCCTACATGGATGGAATCACGGAAAGCCGAACCCTGAGCGGCGTGGTCCTGGCCACATTGGCCGGAGCTGGCTATGCCGTGTTTAGG GTTATGTTCCGCAAGGTGATGGGCGATCCGCCGGTGAGCCAAATCGCCTTCATATTCACCGCCCTCGGCTTCCTCAACGCCCTGCTGCTGTGGCCCGTGGTGCTGGGACTCTACCTGACTGGCACGGAAAGCCTCACCTCGGAGAGCATACCCTGGAACCTGCTGTTCGCGGCGAGCCTCCTGCTCCTCG TTTTCCACGTTCTGATGCAGTTCAGTGCCGCCGTTACGTACAACATGTTTGTGACATTGGGTCTGATTACGGCTGTGCCCGTTTCTGGCG CCCTCGATGTCATACTGTACAGTGCGAACTTTGCTGGCATGAAACTGGCCGGAGTTATCCTGATTGGCATCGGTTTTTTTCTCGTCATGTTTCCCGCCAACTGGCCAGACTATATAACGCGATTGTTGCG AAGCATCATAATGTTGGGTCACAATGCGAG ATCGCAGCATATATATGCTACCCATTACAAACATAAACGAAAGTATTACGCGGTCAAAACCGACTCATATGTTGTTTGA